The genomic stretch GGGTTTCCCCCTTCCATGATCAGGCGCCCCCTTCTCCGGTGCTGAGGAACCCCTGATGCAGTCGTCGAAATTGCAAGCACGGTTGTTCCTCCCTGCTCCAGCGGTGCTGCGTTAGGCGGCGAATCGCTATAGGTCCGTATCATACGGATTTCCGAGGAACAGTCAAATCGGATTTGTGCAGTCAGGCTGTTTTCTGGCTGGCGGAATGGACGTCCGTGGGTCGTAGGTGACAGCAGCCCACTTCCAAGTCTTACGAAGCGATTCGCCGCGACGGCACACTCATACGGCCAAGATGCTGCGCGGCTGTAATGTCATAAGTCTGGCAGGCTGTGCGTACTTTCTCGTAGTGAAATGGCGTTCGTCAGACCGGCTCGTTAGAGTTCCCTCAGTACAGCGAGCGGGAGGTGTGAGGGATGAGTGCTGTCGTGAACGCTGTGGGAGGGACGCAGGCTTCGGAGCAACTCCAAGCGCCTGTTCACGGCCGCGCCACGGGCCTGATGCCGGTGGACTCGCCAGACGTACTCCGAGTGGATGTCGCGGAGGTCGTTGGCGGTGCGGTGGAGCTCCTCTCAGTCACGCGCCGCTTGCGAGGAGTGCAGGTTTCCCTGGAGCTTCCTGAGGAGCCGGTCCCCGCTAATGTTAGTCACCGGCGGCTGCAGCAGGTGCTGCTGCTGTTGCTGGCGCACGCGGCGGATGCATCGAACGGGCAGGGCGTTCGCGTGATGGTGGATTCCGCTGATGACTTCGGGGACCTGCCGCCCCGCTTCCAGGTCCAGGTCGCGGGGGCGTCGCTGTCCTCGCGGGAACTCCAGGCTGTCTTCCTGTCGCCCATGTTGGTGGGGCCGCTGCACCGCAAGCTGGCCCGGGCCCGGGAGCTGACGGAGTCCATGGGTGGCACCTTGGAGGTGGCCAGCAGCGCGGCCTCCGGCATCACCGTGACGGTGGAGCTGCCCGCGCCGGGGATGTCCAGCTGGTAGTCCGTGCGGGCCGCCGTGCCCGCCGCTGATTCACTCCTTGAAGAGGAAGAGGAGGGCGGGCCACCAGTGCCTGGCCCTCCTTTTTCGTTGAGCCGCCGGGGATGCCGGCCGCGTCGTTTCGTGCACTCGCGGGTGCCGGCCGTTATTCCGCGCCCGGCCGTTGGCTCCGATAAGTCGTTCCGCGTGAGCCCGTGGCCAAACTCCTTGACGTCTCGGGGCGGGTTCTCGACTATCCCGCGCCGATTCTTACACGGTCACACCTTCTCAGGAGCACATCCATGGCGCCCCCGTCATCCGGAGAAAAGATCTCCCTGCAGAGCGGCAAGCTGTCCGTCCCGGACAACCCGATCATCCCCTTCATCGAGGGCGACGGCACCGGCCGCGATATCTGGCGTGCGTCCCAGGCGGTGTTCGACGCCGCGGTGGAGAAGGCCTACAAGGGCAAGAAGAAGATCGCCTGGTACGAAGTCCTGGCCGGCGAGAAGTCCTTCAAGGCGGTCAACAGCTGGCTGCCCGACGAGACGGTCGAGGCGTTCCGCACCTATCTGGTGGGCATCAAGGGCCCCCTGACGACGCCGGTGGGCGGCGGCATCCGGTCGCTGAACGTGGCCCTGCGGCAGATGCTGGACCTGTACGTCTGCCTGCGCCCCGTGCGCTACTTCAAGGGCGTGCCCAGCCCGGTGAAGACGCCGGACAAGGTCGACATGACCATCTTCCGTGAGAACACGGAAGACATCTACGCGGGTATCGAGTTCGAGGCCGGCACGGCCGCCGCGGAGAAGTTCCTGGGCATCCTGAAGCAGGAGTTCCCGAAGGAGTTCGGGAAGATCCGCTTCCCGTCCGACGTGGGCCTGGGCGTCAAGCCGGTGTCCCACGAGGGCAGCGACCGGCTGATCCGCGCCGCCATCCAGTACGCCGTGGACCACAAGCGCAAGAGCGTCACGCTGGTCC from Myxococcus xanthus encodes the following:
- a CDS encoding ATP-binding protein, with the translated sequence MNAVGGTQASEQLQAPVHGRATGLMPVDSPDVLRVDVAEVVGGAVELLSVTRRLRGVQVSLELPEEPVPANVSHRRLQQVLLLLLAHAADASNGQGVRVMVDSADDFGDLPPRFQVQVAGASLSSRELQAVFLSPMLVGPLHRKLARARELTESMGGTLEVASSAASGITVTVELPAPGMSSW
- the icd gene encoding NADP-dependent isocitrate dehydrogenase, coding for MAPPSSGEKISLQSGKLSVPDNPIIPFIEGDGTGRDIWRASQAVFDAAVEKAYKGKKKIAWYEVLAGEKSFKAVNSWLPDETVEAFRTYLVGIKGPLTTPVGGGIRSLNVALRQMLDLYVCLRPVRYFKGVPSPVKTPDKVDMTIFRENTEDIYAGIEFEAGTAAAEKFLGILKQEFPKEFGKIRFPSDVGLGVKPVSHEGSDRLIRAAIQYAVDHKRKSVTLVHKGNIMKFTEGAFRKWGYELAAREFGDKVYTWDQWEATKAAKGEDAANAEQKAALAAGKILIKDSIADITLQQVLTRPDEFDVIATLNLNGDYLSDALAAQVGGIGIAPGGNINYVTGHAVFEATHGTAPKYADQDKVNPGSVILSGEMMFRHLGWHEAADLMIQGMDRAIASKTVTYDFARLMKQEGQSGVSEVKCSEFGQAIIKNM